One Alligator mississippiensis isolate rAllMis1 chromosome 1, rAllMis1, whole genome shotgun sequence genomic window carries:
- the MXRA5 gene encoding matrix-remodeling-associated protein 5 isoform X2, whose translation MQKRANFVALSVVLILSLGLPQIAFPCPHSCACYVPTEVHCTFRSLAAVPGRLSKHVERINFGFNSIQSISENSFAGLTKLELLMIHGNDIQNIPNGALKDLVSLQVFKISYNKLKVITGQTLQGLSSLMRLHMDHNRIEFIHPYAFNGLTSLRLLHLEGNLIQQLHPNTFSTFIVLDYFKLSTVRHLYLSENAIRTLPERMFQRMPLLENLYLHGNPWSCDCNLKWFLDWNEMSVGVLKCKKDKAYEGGQLCSKCSSPKHLEKQDIQNVKDISCRKPIVQSSLKQNSSINEEEGGDSYEFPVEDFQSSTWNITLNMTDEHGNIVNLNCEIKKPADSTKIQWNQISPQEIEINATISLDFECPMNRENYEKLWKLIAYYSEVPVKLEREIMLSKEPKISYRYRQGSDYDAFYYTGVKAQILAEPAWVMQPLINIQLNRRQSTGKKVVLSFFTHFSQAIQTKDTKPQRSSWVMIEQSQNIRTAQSVIEGSDCQLSCNVKASESPSIQWVFPDGKKLKAPFNEKESRFSILSSGQLIIKKVDYVDSGLYHCVAQVRDEVDRMAYRVLVQPPVIQPADPDVMRVEKNVREPIVMPCRAVAVPDAELSWILPNGHVLNHLSNSSKGYMLDNATLFIPNSHTSDSGYYRCVAVNQWGSDQFAVRVTISKMVSDRSFKKVKLRKRPISKSSTKRRGGITEDEGGSGAEETNEPPHKKNHLKDREVSIKQKNDLVPEAQLKKGKKGRRKMKFWKATDKTQESNVAEGRRVFESRRRINMANKQINPQHWADILAKVRGRNLPKTTVAPTLSLRTALSLVMQKATTAPSLVANPPLKPALEIEADIEESSAEASHVGENELPSATIAPTVIGQDYSQDHRPSGQPTLMSTETGPSTEYKHFQSPTSIYTVENPFVWETYVSTASSTLITQDQQHGSQKRDYFLTSKTSRSTSTKELLNKKMITSMPHTQSNLFIAENAEATPPYSAEETSASAELPEDAAFPTASQPIDFLTNVETTSQSTEVNHVHADSVHSQKNEISYIDVISTPTIYSSSTPFKGFGIGASSFITHQHTGVPTGQTKIADVELSRNNQVFTSGSGKTGEEPQVSKDIETHIRMSSSSQESFKGDAHKNVPVSNLYPASTLASTITPLRTTELSITAASFGKLTTMAMVTTPYRKTTSANSLVTQHPRKRPYGRRRLRLNRFRQRPKPIPSTAFTTEGTPIVQKTPKPESIIQSTPGTLIGEDQKNEAKKQVEKDKQLEMITSLVTDANVLEKSTTFKDTDLASLHWPTSSPPETTYVTLSTTSETLVVPVTAITNTSEYDGLNRASVTMLNVSPEADQETSTYHTLGIVPEADITETGYEVTNGKAQETSTAVSSEHIYSLVSSARPRYSAIPEFQEESLSLGSKNEENGISPSIFQSTPPTVLYSSTPGDFMEDFKDLSTPDKLQESLKPLKTTMVTTPLHQSEATTLSSSYSTTESQSLTSTETKTSVTIPVQTEIKSFLWSRKEDTSHAFDNEPIPVHTTTSLGSPATSVTPFSFTKPTAPPSSISSNLHVSVHSPTKENNIFNQIGLPETKRVETDSVRIILSSRQNVFSTPYSNQNRINAQPKEEQFKRTYTSKSNNSLLLNANFPRQPAGKIPVLNQRPVIVPPKQIPSRGTVRSPYLITQGSFQHFVTHQPLHYTNKPEITAYAAHTTQDKNAPHAELTTTTVATPLYRPNSLTPSRFSNQGQNRYNINSRIFGNNYIPDNRGTSGKLPSQGIPYYPSLRIPFIFNRTRIFPHIGMNPKAVVPSPFAPENTNEKKVVQLSPTKSTVKNAASESPVFPVPPQSHISSTIPPATTTLKITSPALLSQSNRPQITSTIQSFRSIHYNNKKVPLVPKLGGILTHNSSVIQVSTNFRGLGERPKITTKGSHSLSSLAETDAIIPCEAVGEPKPLVTWTKISTGALMTANTRIQRFEVLKNGTFIIRNVQLQDRGQYLCTAQNLHGVDKMIVLLTVIAQQPKILVSRYRDITVYFGETVVMECQANGIPSPHISWIFPDRKILQKVTTTESRIMLHENQTMTIKEATFTDRGVYKCIASNAAGADSVVVRLHIAALPPIIHQEKQENFSLPLGHSINIHCSAKAAPLPSIRWVLFDGTQIRPSQFVNGNFFVFPNGTLYIRNVSPKDSGNYECIAANMVGAARRVVQLYVKKQSSNAKITGSSPQRTDITYGSTLRLDCSASGDPWPRILWRLPSKRMIDSLHSWETRIKVFGNGTLLVNSVTNKDAGDYLCVARNKVGDDYVVLKVNVMMTPAKIEHKNVHNHKVKYGGDLKVDCVATGVPNPEISWGLPDGSMINTFMQSDDSGSRAKRYVVFNNGTLYFNDVGLREEGDYTCYAENQIGKDEMRVRVKVLAEPATIRNKTYSVINVPYGDVVTVTCEAKGEPTPKVTWLSPTNRPIPVLSDKYQVYRDGTLLIQKAQRSDSGNYTCLVRNSAGEDRKIVWILVNVQPPKINGHLNAITSVKETAMRDSRKLIDCRAEGIPAPRVLWAFPEGVILPAPYYGNRITVHRNGTLDIRGVRQTDSVQLVCIGRNEGGEARLIVQLLVTDHLEKPSFRDPVSERITAIAGHSINLNCSVQGNPEPSTTWILPNGTELQSGSHVQRFYHKRDGILHISGLSAGDAGTYRCTARNSGGYAERTVFLKVGLRPEISNQYNNLVSIINGETLQLHCITQPNQRSHTSWTLPNGIILDSPQTLGRFSLLENGSLTVRDASVFDRGTYLCKVSTEYGISVMNVPVIVIAYPPRITSEPAPVIYTRPGNAIKLNCMAIGIPKAEITWELPDKSHLTTGAQSRLYGNKFLHPQGSLIIQQSTQRDAGFYKCTAKNILGSDSKTTYIHIF comes from the exons GTGTCTTAAAGTGCAAAAAGGATAAAGCCTATGAAGGAGGACAGCTCTGCTCTAAGTGCTCCAGTCCCAAGCATCTGGAGAAACAAGATATTCAAAATGTAAAGGATATATCATGTAGAAAACCCATTGTACAGTCCTCACTGAAACAGAACAGCAGCATTAATGAGGAGGAAGGAGGTGATAGTTATGAGTTTCCTGTGGAGGACTTTCAGTCATCCACATGGAACATTACTCTGAATATGACTGATGAGCATGGAAACATAGTGAACCTGAACTGTGAAATCAAGAAGCCAGCAGACTCTACCAAAATTCAGTGGAACCAAATTTCTCCGCAGGAAATTGAAATTAATGCTACAATTTCACTGGATTTTGAATGCCCAATGAACCGAGAAAACTATGAAAAACTATGGAAGCTTATAGCTTATTACAGTGAGGTGCCTGTTAAATTAGAAAGAGAAATCATGCTTAGCAAAGAACCTAAAATAAGCTATCGATACAGGCAAGGCTCAGATTATGATGCCTTTTATTACACAGGTGTCAAAGCTCAAATACTTGCTGAACCTGCTTGGGTGATGCAACCTCTGATAAACATCCAATTAAACAGGCGCCAAAGCACAGGGAAAAAAGTAGTGCTGTCTTTTTTTACTCACTTTTCTCAGGCCATTCAGACCAAAGACACAAAACCTCAGAGAAGCAGTTGGGTAATGATAGAGCAAAGTCAGAACATAAGGACAGCCCAGAGTGTAATTGAAGGCTCAGACTGTCAGCTGAGCTGCAATGTGAAAGCATCGGAGAGTCCCTCCATTCAGTGGGTGTTTCCAGATGGGAAAAAACTGAAAGCTCCTTTCAATGAGAAAGAAAGCAGGTTTTCCATCCTCAGCAGTGGCCAGTTAATAATCAAAAAAGTAGACTATGTTGATTCTGGATTGTACCACTGTGTTGCTCAGGTGCGAGATGAAGTAGACCGAATGGCCTATCGAGTTTTAGTGCAACCTCCAGTGATTCAGCCAGCTGACCCTGATGTCATGAGGGTTGAAAAAAATGTTAGAGAGCCAATAGTCATGCCTTGCAGGGCAGTTGCTGTACCAGATGCAGAGCTGAGCTGGATCCTTCCAAATGGCCATGTGCTTAATCATTTATCAAACTCATCAAAAGGATACATGTTAGACAATGCCACGTTGTTCATTCCAAACAGCCATACCAGTGATAGTGGCTATTATAGGTGTGTAGCAGTGAATCAGTGGGGATCAGATCAGTTTGCTGTTAGGGTTACAATAAGTAAGATGGTATCTGACAGATCCTTTAAAAAGGTAAAACTGAGGAAGCGTCCAATTTCAAAAAGCTCCACCAAGAGAAGAGGGGGTATAACAGAAGATGAGGGAGGGTCAGGTGCAGAAGAGACCAATGAGCCCCCGCACAAAAAGAACCACCTGAAAGACCGGGAAGTATCGATTAAACAAAAGAATGACCTGGTACCTGAGGCTCAacttaaaaaaggtaaaaaaggcaGGAGAAAAATGAAATTCTGGAAAGCTACAGATAAAACCCAAGAGAGCAACGTGGCAGAAGGCCGTAGAGTATTTGAATCTCGAAGGAGAATTAATATGGCAAACAAACAGATCAATCCACAGCATTGGGCTGACATTTTGGCAAAGGTTCGTGGAAGAAATCTGCCTAAAACAACAGTAGCACCCACCCTTTCTTTAAGAACTGCGTTGTCCTTAGTTATGCAGAAGGCCACAACAGCTCCTTCTCTAGTGGCCAACCCCCCCCTGAAACCAGCGCTGGAGATAGAAGCTGATATAGAAGAGTCTTCAGCAGAGGCATCCCACGTGGGTGAGAATGAGCTGCCCTCAGCCACAATTGCCCCCACTGTTATAGGACAGGATTATAGTCAAGATCACAGACCTTCAGGTCAACCCACATTAATGAGCACAGAGACAGGGCCTTCCACTGAATACAAGCATTTTCAATCACCTACAAGTATATACACTGTAGAAAACCCTTTTGTGTGGGAGACATATGTTTCAACAGCCTCTTCAACCTTAATAACACAAGATCAGCAGCACGGTAGTCAAAAAAGGGATTATTTTTTGACATCCAAAACAAGCAGGAGTACTTCCACAAAAGAGCTTCTTAATAAAAAAATGATAACTAGCATGCCTCATACTCAAAGTAATTTGTTCATAGCAGAAAATGCAGAGGCAACACCTCCTTATTCAGCAGAGGAAACATCTGCTTCTGCAGAGCTACCAGAGGATGCTGCTTTCCCTACTGCATCCCAACCTATAGATTTCCTAACCAATGTGGAGACAACTTCACAGAGCACTGAAGTGAACCATGTGCATGCTGACTCTGTACATTCTCAGAAGAATGAGATCAGCTACATAGATGTAATATCCACTCCTACTATTTATTCATCCTCTACTCCATTTAAAGGCTTTGGCATTGGAGCCAGCAGTTTCATAACGCATCAGCATACAGGGGTACCAACAGGTCAAACTAAAATTGCAGATGTTGAGTTAAGCAGAAATAATCAAGTTTTCACATCAGGTAGTGGCAAAACCGGTGAAGAGCCACAGGTTAGCAAGGACATAGAGACTCACATAAGAATGTCTAGTAGCAGTCAGGAGAGTTTCAAGGGAGATGCACATAAAAATGTGCCTGTTTCAAACCTCTACCCTGCATCTACATTGGCAAGTACTATCACTCCTCTTAGAACAACAGAGCTGAGTATAACTGCTGCTTCATTTGGCAAGCTGACCACTATGGCAATGGTGACAACTCCCTATAGAAAAACTACTTCTGCTAACTCATTGGTTACCCAGCATCCCAGAAAAAGACCTTATGGGAGGAGAAGATTAAGACTCAACAGATTTCGGCAAAGACCAAAGCCTATTCCTTCTACTGCTTTTACCACAGAGGGAACACCCATTGTTCAAAAAACCCCTAAACCAGAATCCATTATTCAAAGTACACCTGGAACTCTGATAGGGGAGGATCAGAAAAATGAGGCTAAGAAACAAGTTGAGAAAGATAAGCAGTTAGAGATGATTACTTCTTTAGTTACAGATGCAAATGTTTTAGAGAAGTCAACTACATTCAAAGACACAGATTTAGCCTCTTTACATTGGCCTACTTCTTCTCCACCTGAAACAACATATGTGACACTTTCTACTACTTCTGAAACCCTGGTAGTTCCTGTGACTGCTATCACAAATACATCAGAATATGATGGACTTAACAGAGCTTCTGTTACAATGTTAAATGTGTCCCCTGAAGCAGACCAGGAGACATCAACATACCATACTTTAGGTATTGTACCTGAAGCAGATATAACTGAAACAGGTTATGAAGTTACAAATGGTAAAGCACAGGAAACAAGCACTGCAGTGTCCTCTGAGCATATCTATAGCTTGGTATCATCAGCCAGGCCTAGATACTCAGCCATTCCAGAATTTCAAGAAGAATCTCTTTCCCTTGGCTCAAAAAATGAAGAGAATGGAATCAGTCCTAGCATATTCCAGTCCACACCTCCCACTGTGCTTTATTCAAGTACTCCTGGTGATTTCATGGAAGATTTTAAGGATCTGTCAACTCCAGATAAACTGCAGGAGTCTTTAAAACCTTTAAAGACAACAATGGTTACTACACCACTGCATCAAAGTGAAGCAACAACCTTATCTTCTTCCTACAGCACAACAGAATCTCAGTCTCTTACTTCTACAGAAACAAAGACATCTGTTACTATACCGGTACAAACTGAGATAAAATCTTTTCTGTGGAGCAGGAAAGAAGACACATCACATGCATTTGATAATGAACCTATTCCTGTACATACAACTACAAGTCTTGGCTCTCCAGCTACATCTGTTACCCCTTTCTCATTTACAAAACCTACTGCTCCTCCTTCATCTATTTCAAGCAACTTACATGTGTCTGTTCATTCTCCTACAAAAGAAAATAACATATTTAATCAAATAGGCTTGCCAGAGACCAAGAGAGTTGAAACTGACAGTGTAAGAATTATACTTAGCTCAAggcaaaatgttttttccactCCATATTCAAACCAAAACAGAATTAATGCACAACCCAAAGAAGAACAATTTAAAAGGACCTATACTAGCAAATCAAACAATAGTTTACTGCTGAATGCAAACTTTCCCCgtcagccagcagggaagataCCAGTCTTAAACCAGCGACCAGTTATTGTGCCTCCAAAGCAGATTCCATCAAGGGGCACAGTGAGGTCCCCATATCTAATCACACAGGGCTCATTTCAGCATTTTGTAACTCACCAGCCCCTCCACTATACTAATAAACCAGAGATAACAGCTTATGCAGCACACACAACACAGGATAAAAATGCCCCTCATGCAGAACTGACCACCACAACAGTAGCCACTCCATTGTACAGACCTAATTCCCTCACTCCAAGCAGGTTTAGCAATCAAGGTCAAAACAGATACAATATCAACTCCAGAATTTTTGGCAATAACTATATTCCTGATAACAGAGGCACATCTGGGAAACTTCCAAGTCAAGGAATCCCATATTATCCTAGTCTCAGAATTCCATTCATCTTTAATAGAACCAGGATATTCCCACATATAGGAATGAATCCTAAAGCTGTAGTGCCTAGTCCATTTGCTCCAGAAAATACAAATGAGAAGAAAGTTGTCCAGCTTTCACCTACCAAGAGTACAGTAAAGAATGCTGCCTCGGAGTCTCCAGTGTTTCCAGTACCTCCACAATCCCACATCTCCAGCACCATACCACCTGCCACAACTACTTTGAAGATCACCTCTCCAGCACTTCTCTCTCAAAGCAACAGACCTCAAATAACTTCTACCATTCAGTCCTTCAGAAGCAtccattataataataaaaaagttccACTTGTGCCGAAACTAGGAGGAATTCTGACACACAATTCCAGCGTAATTCAGGTTTCAACCAATTTCCGAGGACTTGGAGAAAGACCTAAAATCACCACAAAAGGTTCTCACAGCTTATCTAGCCTTGCTGAAACAGATGCTATTATTCCATGTGAAGCAGTGGGAGAACCAAAACctttagtgacttggacaaaaaTCTCCACAG GAGCTCTGATGACAGCCAACACAAGGATACAACGGTTTGAAGTCTTGAAAAATGGCACGTTCATTATCCGAAATGTTCAGCTTCAGGACCGTGGACAGTATTTGTGCACTGCCCAGAACCTGCATGGTGTTGATAAAATGATTGTCTTGTTGACAGTAATCGCCCAGCAGCCCAAAATACTAGTTTCCCGCTACCGAGATATCACAGTTTATTTTGGAGAGACAGTGGTCATGGAATGCCAGGCCAATGGGATCCCAAGCCCACATATTTCATGGATTTTTCCTGATAGGAAGATATTACAGAAAGTGACTACTACTGAAAGCAGGATAATGCTGCATGAAAATCAAACTATGACCATCAAGGAAGCTACCTTTACAGACCGAGGAGTGTACAAGTGCATAGCTAGCAATGCGGCAGGAGCTGACAGTGTAGTAGTGAGGCTTCACATTGCAGCCTTACCTCCTATAATCCATCaggaaaaacaagaaaacttTTCTTTGCCTCTGGGACACAGCATTAACATTCACTGCAGTGCCAAAGCAGCACCCCTTCCTAGCATTCGCTGGGTGCTCTTTGATGGCACCCAGATCCGACCATCTCAGTTTGTTAATGGGAATTTCTTTGTTTTCCCCAATGGAACCCTTTACATACGCAATGTCTCCCCGAAGGACAGTGGGAACTATGAATGCATTGCAGCGAACATGGTGGGTGCAGCCAGGAGAGTAGTACAACTCTATGTGAAGAAGCAGTCATCTAATGCCAAGATCACTGGGAGCTCTCCCCAGAGAACAGATATAACATATGGTAGCACCCTACGACTCGACTGCAGTGCTTCTGGGGACCCCTGGCCCCGGATATTATGGAGGCTGCCTTCAAAGAGGATGATTGATTCTTTGCACAG CTGGGAGACCAGAATCAAGGTGTTTGGCAATGGGACTTTGCTTGTCAACTCAGTCACCAATAAGGATGCAGGCGATTATCTTTGTGTGGCCCGCAATAAGGTTGGGGATGACTATGTGGTTCTTAAAGTGAATGTGATGATGACACCAGCCAAGATAGAACATAAAAATGTGCATAATCACAAGGTTAAATATGGGGGGGATCTGAAAGTTGATTGTGTAGCCACAGgtgtgccaaacccagaaatcTCCTGGGGCCTCCCAGATGGTAGCATGATAAACACCTTCATGCAATCAGATGACAGTGGAAGTCGAGCAAAGAGATATGTGGTTTTCAACAATGGAACACTGTATTTCAATGACGTAGGCCTGAGAGAGGAGGGGGACTACACGTGTTATGCTGAGAACCAGATTGGAAAGGATGAGATGAGAGTGCGGGTCAAAGTACTAGCTGAGCCTGCAACTATCAGGAACAAAACCTACTCTGTTATTAATGTTCCCTATGGAGATGTTGTCACTGTTACATGTGAAGCCAAAGGTGAGCCAACCCCCAAAGTGACGTGGCTTTCTCCAACAAATAGACCTATTCCTGTCCTATCCGATAAATATCAGGTGTACAGGGATGGCACCCTCCTCATTCAAAAGGCCCAAAGATCAGACAGTGGCAACTACACTTGTCTGGTACGAAACAGTGCTGGAGAAGACAGAAAAATAGTCTGGATCCTTGTCAAtgttcagccccccaaaattaaTGGGCATCTCAATGCAATAACTTCTGTAAAGGAGACAGCCATGAGAGACAGCCGTAAACTTATTGATTGTAGAGCTGAAGGTATCCCAGCTCCACGGGTTCTGTGGGCTTTCCCAGAAGGGGTGATCCTGCCTGCTCCCTACTATGGGAACAGAATCACTGTGCACCGCAATGGCACCTTAGACATCAGAGGTGTGAGACAAACAGACTCAGTGCAGCTTGTGTGCATTGGGAGAAATGAAGGTGGGGAGGCTAGGCTGATTGTGCAGCTTCTGGTCACAGATCATTTGGAGAAACCATCATTTAGGGACCCAGTCAGTGAGAGGATAACTGCAATAGCTGGGCACAGCATCAATCTGAACTGCTCAGTGCAAGGTAACCCTGAACCCAGCACAACATGGATCCTGCCCAATGGCACAGAACTGCAGAGTGGCAGTCACGTGCAAAGGTTCTACCACAAAAGGGATGGGATCTTGCACATCAGTGGCCTCTCTGCAGGGGACGCAGGGACTTACCGGTGCACAGCCAGGAATTCAGGTGGCTATGCAGAGAGAACTGTCTTCCTAAAGGTGGGACTCAGGCCAGAAATCAGCAACCAGTACAACAATCTTGTGAGCATCATCAATGGGGAAACTTTACAGCTCCACTGCATTACTCAGCCCAACCAGCGGTCACATACCTCCTGGACACTGCCCAATGGGATTATACTAGATAGTCCCCAAACCTTAGGCCGCTTCTCCCTTCTGGAAAATGGTTCACTTACTGTACGTGATGCCTCTGTATTTGACAGGGGCACATATTTGTGCAAAGTGTCGACTGAGTATGGCATATCTGTTATGAACGTGCCAGTCATAGTGATAGCCTACCCACCACGGATCACCAGTGAGCCAGCACCTGTTATCTACACCAGGCCTGGAAATGCGATTAAACTGAACTGCATGGCCATTGGGATTCCTAAAGCAGAAATAACATGGGAGCTCCCAGACAAATCACATCTGACAACAGGAGCTCAGTCCCGTCTGTATGGAAATAAATTCCTTCACCCTCAGGGGTCGTTAATCATCCAGCAATCTACACAAAGGGATGCAGGCTTCTACAAATGCACTGCTAAAAATATCCTAGGCAGCGATTCAAAAACAACTTATATCCACATATTCTAA